From Macaca mulatta isolate MMU2019108-1 chromosome 1, T2T-MMU8v2.0, whole genome shotgun sequence, the proteins below share one genomic window:
- the PMVK gene encoding phosphomevalonate kinase isoform X3, with protein MSPLHKTAVYTREPQRTRLGADVCAVLRLSGPLKEQYAQEHGLNFQRLLDASTYKEAFRKDMIRWGEEKRQADPGFFCRKIVEGISQPIWLVSDTRRVSDIQWFREAYGAMTQTVRVVALEQSRQQRGWVFTPGVDDAESECGLDNFGGFDWVIENHGDEQRLEEQLENLIEFIRSRL; from the exons ACTCGGAGCTGATGTCTGTGCTGTTCTGCGGCTCTCGGGTCCACTCAAGGAGCAGTATGCTCAG GAGCATGGCTTGAACTTCCAGAGACTCCTGGACGCCAGCACCTACAAGGAGGCCTTTCGGAAGGACATGATCCGCTGGGGAGAGGAGAAACGCCAGGCTGACCCAGGCTTCTTTTGCAGGAAGATTGTGGAGGGCATCTCTCAGCCCATCTGG TTGGTGAGTGACACACGGAGAGTGTCTGACATCCAGTGGTTTCGGGAGGCCTATGGGGCCATGACGCAGACTGTCCGCGTTGTAGCGTTGGAGCAGAGCCGACAGCAGCGGGGCTGGGTGTTCACGCCAG GGGTGGACGACGCTGAGTCAGAATGTGGCCTGGACAACTTTGGGGGCTTTGACTGGGTCATCGAGAACCATGGAGATGAACAGCGCCTGGAGGAGCAGTTGGAGAACCTGATAGAATTTATCCGCTCCAGACTGTAG
- the PMVK gene encoding phosphomevalonate kinase isoform X6 — protein MSVLFCGSRVHSRSSMLRKIVEGISQPIWLVSDTRRVSDIQWFREAYGAMTQTVRVVALEQSRQQRGWVFTPGVDDAESECGLDNFGGFDWVIENHGDEQRLEEQLENLIEFIRSRL, from the exons ATGTCTGTGCTGTTCTGCGGCTCTCGGGTCCACTCAAGGAGCAGTATGCTCAG GAAGATTGTGGAGGGCATCTCTCAGCCCATCTGG TTGGTGAGTGACACACGGAGAGTGTCTGACATCCAGTGGTTTCGGGAGGCCTATGGGGCCATGACGCAGACTGTCCGCGTTGTAGCGTTGGAGCAGAGCCGACAGCAGCGGGGCTGGGTGTTCACGCCAG GGGTGGACGACGCTGAGTCAGAATGTGGCCTGGACAACTTTGGGGGCTTTGACTGGGTCATCGAGAACCATGGAGATGAACAGCGCCTGGAGGAGCAGTTGGAGAACCTGATAGAATTTATCCGCTCCAGACTGTAG
- the PMVK gene encoding phosphomevalonate kinase isoform X4 has translation MSFGQEHGLNFQRLLDASTYKEAFRKDMIRWGEEKRQADPGFFCRKIVEGISQPIWHPVLLVTCVPPLQLVSDTRRVSDIQWFREAYGAMTQTVRVVALEQSRQQRGWVFTPGVDDAESECGLDNFGGFDWVIENHGDEQRLEEQLENLIEFIRSRL, from the exons ATGTCCTTTGGGCAGGAGCATGGCTTGAACTTCCAGAGACTCCTGGACGCCAGCACCTACAAGGAGGCCTTTCGGAAGGACATGATCCGCTGGGGAGAGGAGAAACGCCAGGCTGACCCAGGCTTCTTTTGCAGGAAGATTGTGGAGGGCATCTCTCAGCCCATCTGG CATCCTGTCCTGTTGGTCACCTGTGTCCCTCCCCTGCAGTTGGTGAGTGACACACGGAGAGTGTCTGACATCCAGTGGTTTCGGGAGGCCTATGGGGCCATGACGCAGACTGTCCGCGTTGTAGCGTTGGAGCAGAGCCGACAGCAGCGGGGCTGGGTGTTCACGCCAG GGGTGGACGACGCTGAGTCAGAATGTGGCCTGGACAACTTTGGGGGCTTTGACTGGGTCATCGAGAACCATGGAGATGAACAGCGCCTGGAGGAGCAGTTGGAGAACCTGATAGAATTTATCCGCTCCAGACTGTAG
- the PMVK gene encoding phosphomevalonate kinase isoform X5 produces MIRWGEEKRQADPGFFCRKIVEGISQPIWLVSDTRRVSDIQWFREAYGAMTQTVRVVALEQSRQQRGWVFTPGVDDAESECGLDNFGGFDWVIENHGDEQRLEEQLENLIEFIRSRL; encoded by the exons ATGATCCGCTGGGGAGAGGAGAAACGCCAGGCTGACCCAGGCTTCTTTTGCAGGAAGATTGTGGAGGGCATCTCTCAGCCCATCTGG TTGGTGAGTGACACACGGAGAGTGTCTGACATCCAGTGGTTTCGGGAGGCCTATGGGGCCATGACGCAGACTGTCCGCGTTGTAGCGTTGGAGCAGAGCCGACAGCAGCGGGGCTGGGTGTTCACGCCAG GGGTGGACGACGCTGAGTCAGAATGTGGCCTGGACAACTTTGGGGGCTTTGACTGGGTCATCGAGAACCATGGAGATGAACAGCGCCTGGAGGAGCAGTTGGAGAACCTGATAGAATTTATCCGCTCCAGACTGTAG